The following proteins are encoded in a genomic region of Brachypodium distachyon strain Bd21 chromosome 1, Brachypodium_distachyon_v3.0, whole genome shotgun sequence:
- the LOC100823236 gene encoding G-type lectin S-receptor-like serine/threonine-protein kinase At2g19130, translating to MAPFFFLLLLGQILLCTAVDTINSTTPFSGTQRIVSRGSKFTLGFYSPPLGSSISGSYYIAIWYSNIPQVTTVWTATTDVLVSDPTTASLRIASDGNLVLLDQAKNRQLWSTNVSTISNSTMATIKDTGSLELTDASNPSIVYWRSIDHPTNTWLPGGKLGLNKTTRVSQRLVPWKNNADPSPGLFSLELDPNGTTQYFIQWDESISYWTSGPWNGNIFSLVPEMTSNFRYNFQFINNDTESYFIYSMKDDSVISRFIIDVTGQIKQLTWVDSSKQWIMFWAQPRTQCEVYALCGAYGSCSLTALPYCNCIKGFSQKFQSDWDLQDYSGGCKRNVPLQCQANSNSAKTQPDKFYTMGGVRLPDNAQSALATSSEECKVACLKNCSCNAYTYNSSGCFVWPGELVNLQDEYSGNGVGTLFLRLAASELQDSKKSKAAIIGAVVGGVAAVLIILAIVLFFLFQKCRRDRTLRISKTAGGTLIAFRYSDLQHVTKNFSEKLGGGAFGSVFKGKLPDSTAIAVKKLDGLHQGEKQFRAEVSTIGTTQHVNLVRLLGFCSEGSKRLLVYEFMPKGSLEVQLFPGEKTALSWATRYQIALGTARGLNYLHEKCRDCIIHCDVKPDNILLDESFVPKVSDFGLAKLLGRDFSRVLTTMRGTRGYLAPEWISGVPITAKADVFSYGMMLFELISGRRNADHGEEGRPAFFPTLAASKLHEGDLHTLLDPRLNGDANPDELTRACKVACWCIQDDESTRPTTGQIVQILEGFLDVNMPPVPRSLRVLGESPDVINFFSDLSSSQTSQTQNSTTTSQTHSATSGGS from the coding sequence ATggctcctttcttcttcctcctgctaCTGGGCCAAATACTTCTCTGCACAGCCGTTGACACCATCAACTCCACCACACCGTTCTCCGGGACGCAGAGGATTGTGTCCCGCGGCAGCAAATTCACCTTGGGCTTCTATTCCCCACCGCTCGGTTCTTCCATCTCCGGCAGCTACTACATAGCCATATGGTACAGCAACATACCACAGGTGACGACTGTGTGGACGGCAACCACCGATGTTCTTGTGTCTGACCCAACCACTGCCTCCTTGCGCATCGCCAGTGATGGCAACCTTGTCCTCCTTGATCAAGCCAAGAACCGGCAGCTATGGTCCACCAACGTAAGCACAATCTCCAACTCTACCATGGCCACTATTAAGGATACCGGTAGCCTCGAGCTCACCGACGCCTCCAATCCATCGATAGTTTATTGGCGAAGCATAGACCATCCGACAAACACCTGGCTTCCGGGGGGAAAGCTCGGATTGAACAAGACCACCAGAGTGAGCCAGAGGCTTGTTCCCTGGAAGAACAACGCAGACCCATCTCCTGGGTTGTTCTCACTGGAGCTAGACCCAAACGGCACAACACAGTACTTCATTCAGTGGGATGAATCCATAAGCTACTGGACCAGTGGCCCATGGAACGGCAATATCTTTAGCCTTGTGCCAGAGATGACATCCAATTTCAGATACAACTTCCAGTTCATCAACAATGACACAGAAAGCTACTTCATCTACTCGATGAAGGATGATTCAGTCATCTCGCGGTTCATCATTGACGTGACCGGACAGATCAAGCAGCTGACATGGGTGGATTCCTCAAAACAGTGGATCATGTTCTGGGCACAACCACGGACACAGTGCGAGGTGTATGCGCTTTGTGGGGCATATGGCAGCTGCAGCCTCACTGCTCTGCCATACTGCAACTGCATCAAGGGTTTCAGCCAGAAGTTTCAGAGTGATTGGGATCTCCAGGATTATAGTGGTGGGTGCAAGAGGAACGTACCATTGCAGTGCCAGGCCAATTCGAATTCTGCAAAGACTCAGCCTGATAAGTTCTATACCATGGGAGGTGTGAGGCTACCTGATAATGCTCAGAGTGCACTGGCCACGAGCTCCGAAGAATGCAAGGTGGCTTGTCTGAAGAACTGCTCATGTAATGCTTATACTTACAATTCTAGTGGCTGCTTTGTTTGGCCTGGGGAGTTGGTTAACCTCCAAGACGAATACAGTGGAAATGGGGTAGGAACACTCTTCCTCAGACTTGCAGCATCCGAGCTACAAGACTCAAAAAAGAGCAAGGCAGCAATCATTGGTGcagttgttggtggagttgctgCGGTTCTGATAATCCTTGCGATTGTGTTGTTCTTCCTATTTCAGAAATGTCGCCGAGACAGGACTCTTCGGATATCCAAGACTGCTGGGGGCACACTGATTGCATTCAGGTACAGTGATCTGCAGCATGTCACCAAAAATTTCTCAGAGAAGCTGGGGGGAGGTGCCTTCGGTTCGGTGTTCAAAGGGAAGCTCCCAGATTCAACTGCCATTGCTGTGAAGAAGCTCGATGGGCTTCATCAAGGGGAGAAGCAATTCCGTGCTGAGGTAAGCACGATTGGAACAACCCAGCATGTTAATTTGGTCCGTCTTCTTGGGTTCTGTTCTGAAGGATCAAAGAGGCTACTTGTGTATGAGTTCATGCCAAAAGGCTCCCTCGAAGTGCAGCTGTTCCCTGGTGAGAAAACAGCATTGAGCTGGGCCACTAGGTACCAAATTGCACTTGGAACAGCAAGAGGCCTAAACTACCTGCACGAAAAATGTAGGGACTGCATCATTCACTGCGATGTTAAGCCAGACAATATACTCTTGGATGAGTCCTTTGTACCAAAAGTGTCCGATTTTGGTCTAGCAAAGCTCTTAGGCCGGGACTTCAGCCGTGTTTTGACAACGATGAGAGGAACAAGGGGTTACCTTGCACCAGAATGGATCAGCGGCGTGCCGATAACAGCAAAGGCAGATGTATTTAGCTACGGCATGATGCTCTTTGAACTCATATCAGGCAGAAGGAATGCTGATCATGGGGAGGAGGGCAGGCCCGCATTCTTCCCAACCTTGGCTGCAAGCAAGCTCCATGAAGGGGATCTGCACACCTTGTTGGACCCCAGGCTGAATGGAGATGCAAATCCTGATGAGCTCACAAGAGCTTGTAAAGTTGCTTGTTGGTGCATCCAAGATGATGAAAGCACTAGACCCACAACGGGTCAAATTGTCCAAATCCTAGAGGGATTCCTTGATGTGAACATGCCTCCAGTTCCCAGGTCACTAAGAGTTCTTGGCGAAAGCCCTGATGTCATAAACTTCTTCTCAGATTTGTCTTCAAGCCAAACTTCCCAGACACAAAACAGCACAACAACTTCTCAGACACATAGTGCTACTTCAGGAGGTTCATAA